The following coding sequences lie in one Saccopteryx bilineata isolate mSacBil1 chromosome 5, mSacBil1_pri_phased_curated, whole genome shotgun sequence genomic window:
- the KCTD18 gene encoding BTB/POZ domain-containing protein KCTD18 isoform X2: MMDAFDAWEGRGVSYWRVPHELIECWTLEERPLLGSLRHMAPIRKRRLVPFSEEDEAVDCRTGPKPVRYLGPSTSTQIKVKNSASVRVSPTSALAWSRAMAHQSSGAATAQPSALARAPPLVGSGGPGHSLASHGTRSAENGATHTLPAKALLPDKKATPHRVIKLKRTPLCATGSALPACTAARSARALAPPPAEAPILDVRTENGQGMTE, encoded by the exons ATGATGGATGCCTTTGATGCCTGGGAAGGAAGAG gtgtTAGCTACTGGCGGGTGCCTCACGAGCTGATAGAATGTTGGACTCTGGAAGAGCGGCCTCTGCTTGGCAGCTTGCGTCACATGGCGCCAATTCGAAAGAG GAGACTGGTCCCTTTCAGTGAAGAGGACGAAGCTGTGGACTGTAGGACCGGCCCTAAGCCTGTCAGGTATTTGGGTCCCTCCACTAGCACCCAAATTAAGGTCAAGAACTCTGCTTCAGTCAGGGTGTCCCCCACCAGTGCCCTCGCCTGGTCCCGGGCCATGGCACACCAGTCTTCAGGAGCAGCGACAGCCCAGCCCTCTGCACTGGCGAGAgccccgcccctggtgggctctGGCGGACCTGGGCATTCCCTGGCTTCCCACGGGACCAGGAGTGCTGAAAATGGGGCCACTCACACACTTCCAGCGAAGGCTCTGCTCCCCGACAAGAAGGCCACCCCGCACCGAGTGATAAAACTGAAGCGGACTCCACTATGTGCCACCGGGTCTGCCCTACCTGCCTGCACAGCAGCGAGGTCCGCGAGGGCCCTGGCGCCGCCACCGGCCGAAGCACCCATCTTGGATGTGCGGACAGAAAATGGGCAGGGCATGACCGAGTGA
- the KCTD18 gene encoding BTB/POZ domain-containing protein KCTD18 isoform X1 has product MEDKAEEEMLDILRLNVGGCIYTARRESLCRFKDSMLASMFSGRFPLKTDESGACVIDRDGHLFKYLLDYLHGEVHIPAEEQTRVALQEEADYFGIPYPYSLSDHLANEMETYSLRSNIELKKALTDFCDSYGLVCNKPTVWVLHYLNTSGTSCESRIIGVYSTKTDGTDAIDKQLGGRIHSKSIFKREAGNNVQYIWSYYSVAELKKMMDAFDAWEGRGVSYWRVPHELIECWTLEERPLLGSLRHMAPIRKRRLVPFSEEDEAVDCRTGPKPVRYLGPSTSTQIKVKNSASVRVSPTSALAWSRAMAHQSSGAATAQPSALARAPPLVGSGGPGHSLASHGTRSAENGATHTLPAKALLPDKKATPHRVIKLKRTPLCATGSALPACTAARSARALAPPPAEAPILDVRTENGQGMTE; this is encoded by the exons ATGGAAGACAAGGCAGAAGAAGAGATGTTAGATATTCTCCGATTGAACGTGGGTGGCTGTATTTATACAGCCAGGCGTGAGTCCTTGTGCCGATTTAAGGACTCTATGCTGGCATCTATGTTCAGTGGTCGTTTTCCTCTAAAAACAGATGAATCAG GGGCTTGTGTTATCGACCGTGATGGACATCTATTTAAATACCTTTTGGATTATCTTCACGGAGAAGTTCACATTCCTGCAGAGGAGCAAACCCGTGTTGCTTTACAGGAAGAGGCTGATTACTTTGGCATCCCTTATCCGTACAGCCTGTCTGACCACTTGGCCAATGAAATGGAGACATATTCTTTAAGGTCAAATATAGAACTTAAAAAG GCTTTAACAGACTTCTGTGACTCATATGGTTTAGTTTGCAATAAACCAACCGTTTGGGTTCTCCACTATCTTAACACATCTGGTACAAGCTGTGAGAGTAGAATTATTGGTGTTTATTCCACAAAAACTGACGGAACAGATGCTATTGATAAACAGCTGGGAGGAAGAATTCAcagtaaaagcatttttaaaag AGAGGCGGGAAATAATGTTCAGTACATATGGAGCTATTATTCAGTAGCAGAACTGAAGAAAATGATGGATGCCTTTGATGCCTGGGAAGGAAGAG gtgtTAGCTACTGGCGGGTGCCTCACGAGCTGATAGAATGTTGGACTCTGGAAGAGCGGCCTCTGCTTGGCAGCTTGCGTCACATGGCGCCAATTCGAAAGAG GAGACTGGTCCCTTTCAGTGAAGAGGACGAAGCTGTGGACTGTAGGACCGGCCCTAAGCCTGTCAGGTATTTGGGTCCCTCCACTAGCACCCAAATTAAGGTCAAGAACTCTGCTTCAGTCAGGGTGTCCCCCACCAGTGCCCTCGCCTGGTCCCGGGCCATGGCACACCAGTCTTCAGGAGCAGCGACAGCCCAGCCCTCTGCACTGGCGAGAgccccgcccctggtgggctctGGCGGACCTGGGCATTCCCTGGCTTCCCACGGGACCAGGAGTGCTGAAAATGGGGCCACTCACACACTTCCAGCGAAGGCTCTGCTCCCCGACAAGAAGGCCACCCCGCACCGAGTGATAAAACTGAAGCGGACTCCACTATGTGCCACCGGGTCTGCCCTACCTGCCTGCACAGCAGCGAGGTCCGCGAGGGCCCTGGCGCCGCCACCGGCCGAAGCACCCATCTTGGATGTGCGGACAGAAAATGGGCAGGGCATGACCGAGTGA